Proteins encoded together in one Penaeus vannamei isolate JL-2024 chromosome 9, ASM4276789v1, whole genome shotgun sequence window:
- the LOC138862498 gene encoding acetylcholine receptor subunit alpha-1-A-like, which yields MAATGTAFATLIFLMAGVRISEGAVDLPDNINFTSGEHKLFYDLFTTYNKHVRPVDMFHSKTEVFFELSLFNMLRLDTKLQEMVINTEMIMQWKDQYLSWDPDDYNGTLSIRVPYTDIWFPDVILYNTADSNYEGAIINTNAIIMYTGDVELVSHALLTSVCNVDVQWYPFDQQVCDLTFASWTYDHESILLLLGEPDLSDFVENPEFFLENFWAESKMLHQPCCPKPFSAVKYYLQLQRRTIFSLFFFIMPGILINICALMVFSLPAEAGEKVGLGINSMLAMMVFLMAMTENLPPTKKLPLAGVYYGTCITIITFNIIFSVAVMNLNVMGMRGYQVPEPIQDFTLFVARVILVRIPKVVIRTWELDDKVKKVTTVENIKKSGKVRMFNVQPQKQQVDIADQPLENEGDLSQLKDPFHRRTVAALESINKILAREESSTNQNNVKSDLVEQWKFVSRVMDRTLFILFTLICIIFNLSILTSSPFRERFDFCPFEDPTICEELDMKEIIKMQATNPSSHSVGGASEDGHGGGHLHQAEQPIHPLDGTDEEVFYGDFTGFGDEFNTGTTQGGGRTNPQDTINGSNDGNGGGSGNGEGIGADGVKNNNGNDVKQGSGSGEGSGDGRRRKYALARTNRYNGRWEEG from the exons GTGTCCGGATAAGCGAAGGTGCCGTCGATTTGCCGGATAACATAAACTTCACCTCCGGAGAACACAAACTTTTCTACGACCTGTTCACCACCTACAACAAGCACGTGAGGCCGGTAGATATGTTTCATTCGAAAACCGAAGTCTTTTTCGAACTCTCCCTCTTCAACATGCTTCGGCTG GACACCAAACTCCAGGAGATGGTTATCAACACAGAGATGATCATGCAATGGAAGGATCAATACTTATCTTGGGATCCTGATGATTACAACGGCACCCTGTCTATCAGGGTGCCTTATACTGATATCTGGTTCCCGGATGTCATTCTCTACAATAC CGCGGACAGCAACTACGAGGGCGCAATCATCAACACCAACGCCATTATCATGTACACCGGCGACGTGGAGCTCGTAAGCCACGCCCTGCTCACGTCGGTGTGTAACGTCGACGTGCAGTGGTATCCCTTCGACCAGCAGGTGTGCGATCTGACCTTCGCCTCCTGGACCTACGATCACGAATCG ATTTTGCTGCTTCTGGGAGAACCTGACCTTTCGGATTTCGTGGAAAACCCGGAGTTCTTCCTCGAGAATTTCTGGGCCGAGTCAAAGATGCTCCACCAGCCGTGCTGTCCGAAGCCGTTCTCAG CTGTTAAATACTATCTTCAGCTTCAGAGGAggaccatcttctctctcttcttcttcatcatgccCGGAATTCTCATCAACATCTGCG ctcTCATGGTTTTCTCGCTTCCTGCTGAGGCCGGAGAGAAGGTTGGACTGGGTATCAACTCTATGTTGGCCATGATGGTGTTCCTCATGGCCATGACGGAGAATCTGCCGCCCACGAAAAAGCTCCCTCTTGCTG GTGTGTACTACGGCAcatgtatcaccatcattacgttCAACATCATCTTCTCTGTGGCTGTCATGAACCTCAACGTGATGGGCATGCGCGGGTACCAGGTGCCCGAACCTATACA GGACTTCACTCTCTTCGTGGCTCGGGTCATATTGGTCAGGATTCCCAAAGTGGTCATAAGGACTTGGGAACTCGAC GATAAAGTGAAGAAAGTGACCACTGTAGAAAACATCAAGAAATCCGGGAAGGTGCGGATGTTCAACGTGCAGCCTCAGAAGCAGCAAGTGGACATCGCAGATCAGCCGCTGGAAAACGAGGGAGATCTCAGCCAGCTAAAAG ACCCGTTCCACCGGCGCACAGTGGCGGCCTTGGAGTCCATCAACAAGATCCTGGCCAGGGAGGAGAGCTCCACCAACCAGAACAACGTGAAGAGCGACCTGGTGGAGCAGTGGAAGTTCGTGTCTCGGGTCATGGACCgcaccctcttcatcctcttcactcTGATTTGCATCATCTTCAACCTGTCTATCCTCACGTCCTCGCCCTTCAGGGAGAGGTTCGACTTCTGCCCCTTCGAGGACCCAACCATCTGCGAGGAGCTGGACATGAAAGAAATCATAAAGATGCAGGCCACGAATCCTAGCTCCCACAGTGTAGGAGGCGCCAGCGAAGACGGCCACGGGGGCGGCCACTTGCACCAGGCCGAGCAGCCCATTCACCCCTTGGATGGGACTGACGAAGAGGTGTTTTATGGGGACTTCACTGGCTTCGGCGACGAGTTTAACACGGGGACCACGCAGGGCGGAGGACGGACAAATCCTCAGGATACCATAAACggaagtaatgatggtaatggaggAGGTAGTGGTAACGGTGAAGGTATCGGTGCTGATGGAgtcaaaaacaataatggtaacgatgtcAAACAAGGAAGTGGAAGCGGGGAGGGCAGCGGGGATGGCAGGAGGAGAAAGTATGCCTTGGCTCGGACGAACAGGTACAACGGCCGCTGGGAAGAAGGTTAG